Proteins encoded within one genomic window of Triticum aestivum cultivar Chinese Spring chromosome 2D, IWGSC CS RefSeq v2.1, whole genome shotgun sequence:
- the LOC123053826 gene encoding uncharacterized protein — MNSAAETDAGGYNGSPAAPVLVVERVVTVEYLEQSMSRGLLGKFPDSSAYDFDYCQSGIWSPVNKIPSESPASGSRDFLIAKLKRRARAGSRLKDAAGGGGSRSRWRRRRLRRDGSFLDLHDTGRAKLDLSPPLPSPAPTKEGWRRVLTAAIRKFKARHRRSRPAPLLQMMLPML, encoded by the exons ATGAACAGCGCGGCCGAGACGGACGCCGGCGGCTACAACGGCAGCCCGGCCGCCCCGGTGCTGGTGGTGGAGCGCGTGGTGACGGTGGAGTACCTTGAGCAGTCCATGTCGCGGGGCCTCCTCGGCAAGTTCCCCGACTCCTCCGCCTACGACTTCGACTACTGCCAGAGCGGCATCTGGTCCCCGGTCAACAAGATCCCGAGCGAGTCGCCGGCCTCCGGCTCCAGAGACTTCCTCATCGCCAAGCTGAAGCGCCGGGCGAGGGCCGGGAGCAGGCTCAAGGACGCTGCCGGCGGAGGCGGCAGCAGGTCgaggtggcggcgccggcggctgCGGCGGGACGGCTCTTTCCTCGACCTCCACGACACCGGCAGGGCGAAGCTGGACTTGTCGCCGCCGCTGCCATCGCCTGCCCCCACCAAG GAGGGGTGGAGGAGGGTGCTCACGGCGGCCATCAGGAAGTTCAAGGCGCGGCACCGCCGGTCCCGGCCGGCTCCCCTGCTCCAGATGATGCTTCCAATGCTCTGA